Below is a window of Gossypium hirsutum isolate 1008001.06 chromosome A12, Gossypium_hirsutum_v2.1, whole genome shotgun sequence DNA.
CTGGCGAGCTGGCACTGAGTGTAGCTGGAGGAGGTGCGGGACTTGGAGCTTTGTTAGGCAAGGAAGCAGACAAGGTTTCTGATGCCAGCGTAGCTGAGGGTGCAGGAGGCAGAGAAGATGAAGTGGCAGATGATAAAGAAGAAGATGTGAACATGTGGGAACTCGTACTGGCAGGAAGTAAAGAAGGAGGAATTTCAGGCAAGCTTGAACTATGTAAGTTAGCAGAGCCAGCAGGCAAAGAAGCATTAAAATTAGGATATTGCATTGGTTGCGGCATTGAAGGAGGCACTGACAGTCCTGGTGATGGCCGAAGCAAAGTTTGCTGGTGCAAATGTGGAAGCGCATTTGGGGAGGCATAGTATCCTTGCCAATACATAGGCATAGCAAGCCCACTACCATTAGCAGTTGGAGGTTGAGGTGATGCACCCCATGACCCTATGTTCCCACCAGGTTGATATAGAGGTAGTGCTGCTTGAAAATTAAACCCCGCTAATCCCATTTGAGTGTTGTGTGAAGTAAGATCAGTCAAAGGTCCACTAGCAGCAGATGGCATGCTTGTAGTTGTTGAAACTGAGTGTGGAAAGTGAGACTGCAAGGATACGAAAAGCTTCAGGATTTGATATGTCAAACTTTgaatcaatatttcattttttattcttaaCCTGGATAATTGCAGGATCATTGTTTATGGGTGGGGTAGGCTGTGTAGGTGGTGAAGATTTAACCTGTAAATCCTGCAAAAACCAAggaaaaagaaatttcactagTTAGTAAATATATTAACATCACGATATACTCGATTACCATGCAAGTGAAGAAACACAGTAAAAATCTCAGCACTGAGCACATTAAGTTCGGGGGGAATAAAATCTAATAAGCATAAAAATGAATACCTTAATGTCACTCCCACGGAACAATATGTATTCATAAACTTTGTCACTCGGGGGTACTTGCGGACCATCCTTTTTCCTTCCTTCAGTTCCAAATGATCGTACTGCCCGTACCGAGAGAAAAAAAGAACGATAAATAGTAGCACTTGGAAGGGATGAACGATGCTAAATtgctaaattgaattttaaggGTAAAACATGCAAATCCGGTCCTAGGAAAAGCGAAGTCTATGTtgtatgatgaaaacaaaaatagGAGAGAAATTAAAGAGAAGAGAACAGGGATTACCGTTTCTTAATCCAATACTGGACTCGTCCGGGTTGATGTTGTAAAGAACGCCCTCGTATCTGATCTCACTCTTGGAAGTCAAGCTTATTAAGCTCCCTATGTAGGAATCAGCCGTTGAAGCCGATTTCGAACTTGAATTCTCCGCCGCCATTACCCGATCTCTTCTCTTCTTCGGAAAGAGAGGGATCAGGGATTTCTTAGGTTTTTAGATTGTGAAACGGACGACCCCTTCCTTTACTTTCTTTCTCATCATAATAAAGACcatcatcttattattattatttttttattattttatacaattattattactatattttaCAATactctctaaaaatattttatattaaaaaatatatatttaacaaatttttatGGATAGAGCATAAGAGATTCTTATttgaatttgtttactttgtcttttttatttgaatttgtttactttgtgtttgattacaaaataatattttttagttattttaattggAATGTTGTATAAAAGcgttaagtaaaaaaaatatctttataataatactaattattttttaaaataaaaatattttagtaattttataattaaattgggGTCAAATTAATTCGTGACATCATCTCaataagaaaaattataaaatattctttcataattaaattaagctATATTATTTAACggtactttaattttttattaaaaatattaaaatatgcatattatCACGAGTAGATCTAGGGGGCCTGGCAGGGGCCCagccccctaaaatagaaaatttttcatgttggccctttataatttataaaattttaaattagtaatggtaaaattgcactttggctcccaaaaataataaaaattttatttaatcctctaaaaaatataaagacaTAGGCTATTAATATGgcgaaattacatttttattatcgtaaaaatatataatttaatttcgccccctcaaaaaaaaattgacttcACCCCTACCCTTAAGTCGTATTTCTAGATTTGTCACTGCATATAATGGGATTTGAACCAATACCAAATGTaatacccttaacccgtatctggcgtcagaatagggttacagagtattaccgaaatttacagatcaattaatagacatttcatttcatttagcattcatatcagaaatcaatcaaaatcaagcttaaagtcccttatatgagctcTTGAAGcccaaaatatatattagaaacaagtcgaggcTTAATCAGGTActcagaaaaattttcaaaaaacattcaaaaattttaaagctgcaggggacacacgcccatgtctaaagtcgtgtggacattcgaaatagggacataggactatgtcccaacccgtgtccaaaCATGTGAGCTCTCTGACttaggttacacggccaagccacacgctcatgtactaggccgtgtaagCATACTGAATTGTATtattaaggtgcaggggtcacacggtcaagccacacgcccgtgtggtaagCCGTGTGAGCATTATGTTTTGACCTATTTtaaaaatacaggggacacacggccacgTCACCTGGCCgtgttgtaatagcccaatttcagttaaattagaacagtggttttgggaccacaaatctgagtctgaaagaaatttattttaatattattgcatggtttgcattatgataggaaagatgtaataaatttttgataagaaaattttaccggtttcatgtttaattatagaaaggaccaaattgcataaaatgcaaaagttgagttctagtagcgaTAGGTAGTatatagctatggaattcaaaacttgaggtccttatatggtaattagaccattagatagagttagtagatatttatgatgaatcatccattgaaaattagaaaaaaaatgactaaattggaatttgaaataaataaagatgataataacttaatatcatcttatttcatcatcttccccaaatattttCTATGAAAACCCTAGTTAAGAGAGAGAGTTTCaatcaagcttaattgggtaagtaatcatgtcctgtttttagtaattttatatttccgagatcgtaataacttaatctatctattttggggatcaatctgtaaagttatcaaagtataaaatttttccatggatgagtatgctaaaattttgaaatatatggtagaaaatgaaaggttcttgatagataaataacttttgtaaaggaaattttcatgaaattgtgattttaggactaagttaaaaaaatgtaaaattcatgaaaaatttatgaattttgtgaaatacatgggttgtaaatgttatatgatttttttaggcTTGGAATGAGGATtaatttgcatgaatttcattttccgagcctagggacgaaattgaaattaattaaaaagtataggggtaaaatagtacttttgcctaaaatgtaagttggattgaattggatattaaatgtgttaaattgatgttaaattcatttatatagatctagaaagatcaaataaagagttagatcaaagaaaagaaaaagtatcggattagtagatctCCTTATACGAGCAAGTGATAAGGTAAGTTCgggtaactaaattatgtatatttatatgcttgaattgaatgttgtatatgtgactTGTATAAATGTCATATACATGAAATTGGTTACATATCTGACAAAGGTCGATAAATATTAAATTCCGTTTGAAtaatggaattcgatggatacaggatttcccgattagttgtggtcctgcatatgttgcagacataCCATAGCTTTTACGAGCATCTTGTTATAAGTCCTCTCAagtttcccgttatatggtttttgtgagcatcctgattggtagtgatcctgtatgtgttgcggactaccgcagctctttgtgaacGTCCTATTATATAATCAGTTGTGATCCAGCATATATTGAGGATACAAACGCAACTTTTATGATCATCCTGATATAGAATCTTTGTGAGCTTCTTGATATGACTCACTTGAAATTCCTGTTATATAGCTATCCAGAGTTCCCTAATAATAACTCTTCtaagttacctgttaagctcaatgagcttcctgttttaaactcttatgagtttcctgttataaCCCGGAAAAACTTCTTGTTACATGGCTTGAGAGAGTGCTTCCTGACATAAtgggtacccctgaatatgagTTGACAGATTACAAattgtacactttgagtgtactctatgtgtatccatcgatatttaaataaattcaacgggcaaagttctgaCATGGTTAAACCAAACTAAGATGATTTGTTATAGAAATGCACATtttaaatggaaatatgatatgaaaaacatatgtatatgaaagttattatatgatgagctcatccttgattcttgatgtttacatgtaatacatgactaacaagttTCTTAAGataatatgtgtttaggcaatttgccaaatttctttggataaattttgtatgcttaccttaaatgtaaatgagtggtaagttaattttgttatacgaacttactaagtataatatgcttactctgttttatttcctttattttatagtacttggaagctcgtaaaggttggaagtgGGTCAGAGtaagatcacactatccttcaactcattttggtataattagtaaattttccttggtataatgacatgtataggttgaattgaccaaatgatggcatgttaatatttagttgtaattagccattggaatggctagtgatggtatgttttgatgtatatgtgtatgagaccatattatgtttatatgtgttgTGTGCTTGAATTGATATATTGTTAGGTATAAATATACTTAAATGAATATTTGACCAATTTGGTAAGTTGGTCACTTGAAAATCTGTGatgatatgtcatgcataagaattggttttggcttgatttaaatgtcttgaattggtttgGGAATGTGTTAAAACGTTAATGTAGGTGcaaggcaaatttgggtgagaaataaggcttggaagtggccttattttgtccatataTGCAGAGACACGGgtatatgtctcagccgtgtgtgacacacggcggCGTGTACGGGGTGTGGtttggtcatgtgtcccctacattttaaaatttgagaaatagaatgctttgAATTGCtcacatgggcaaagacacgggcgtgtgtcttagcagtgtgtgtcacacggcctagcatatggCCATGTGActcctgcacttaatttttgaaaattaaattgtccacacggcctagcacacgggcgtgtggctggccgtgtgacccaagttagagagttatatGCATATAGACACGGGTTAGGATACGGCCTTGTATCTCACATTGAATGCCCAGATGGCCTGGGACACGGGTGTAtcacttggccatgtgagacacacggcctgaccacacgggcgtgtgtctcatgtaccttggaaaaatttaaaaattttgctaaaaatttCCTGGGTTCCCGATAtagtcccgacttgttttaaATGCATAAATTGGACTTCGAGGATTCATTTAAAGGACagtatgattgaatatgattagTTTTggttatgaatagtaaatgatatatgtaaactatttttaaatctgtaatgtgacagccctaatttgaccctagtcggaaagtggtttcgagaccacaaaaccgagtcataaaaataattaaccgctatattctatgcttattgtatgtgtacatgcatgtgtgaaaatttcatgctttaattttgtcatttatatgtgaaatttattaaataggactcatgtgaggcaattgtgaaatgtgataggtaaaattgaagtggtctattaatgcatattataaaaaggttgaacttgcatgtcaaatatcccttttTGTTGTTattggccggccatgatgatgctttatataaaaatatattatttatcacttaaaatggctttatattttatatttaatgaataaaaaaaagaaaaatgggtgatgaaaacaaagctttatGTTTGTTTTTCTTGGCCGATTAGAAAGAAAGAATTTGGGGGAAAACTTTCGGTCATTTTGAAGCATAAAGAAGGTTAGTGAATTGtgttagatttttgaaattttaacttgttttaggttgATCATCTTgattcttacttagcccatgccaaagctttgaattttgatggatgaatttgcacattcggttatggttaaCAAAGAAATAAGTTGATTATAGCCTTTAAGTTTTGAAGAAGaatttgttgatgaaagaagttaatcttgttaaaagtatgaattgtcattgtttggcataggtgaTACTCATACGAAATTGCTATATTGGTCATGAAATGGAATTTTTAAATGGAGGCAAAGTTTGTTTAGTTAGGGCTGAATGGGGTTTACATGATGTCAAGGCatgcactatatatatatatgtatatttatgccTTATGTATACACCTTGCGTCATAGAgacaattgaatatatatatagttaaattcatATATAAGGTAATGTAATAAGTTATGTAAATCTTTGTTGTGCATGCGAATTAGATAGGGAATAAATAAGTATGAAATTGAGCCATGGCctattttatacttatttattGAACCATGTATAAAGGCTAAGATTTTTGAACCAAGAAAACCCGAAAATGAAGGGATCTCCACCCTTTTTGGGTTCGGCTCCGACGACAGAGGGAAACGCCGACGGTGTGACCCAGGGGTTCGGGTAAATTTTCtccctttcttcttttatttcttgttcTTTGAAGCTTAAAAGTaaaatcaaaaatgaaaaaagaaaaaaaaatcagaaattgaaaaAACGTAACCTTcttctcttgttttttttttgctcttttttttctGAAAACCTGCTACCAGAATGGGGATTCCCCCCTTTTTTTGTGTGTAATACCACCCTCTTTTTAACCAGCATATTGATATGGCTTTtacaacataataataattttttttactatttgcTACAGTAACTCGTGCGTGACCCCTGTTGCTTTTCCATAATTTGCAGGTGGCAGTGGTAGACAGCTGGTAGTGGCGGGCCCAGGTGCGGCGGCTAGggttttttgtttcctttttggCTGAGAATTGTTTAGGTGTTGGGCCATTGGGCTTTTAGCTTTtattttttgggggggggttttggtttgattgttttttttattattatttggtaggCCCGGGCAAATTTTGGGCCTTACAactacccctctttgctcattgtcgtgtaacgagaatagagcaaagactataaaaggaccaattttgcctgggctcgccgagtcttgagttcttgatccttgatcttctttaaatggcttcttgacggcttcaatctgcttcactgcaactcaagaaggcgatatctgctatctttgatctgctccccgtctaatacagagacgccaaatctgtcatctttgatctgccctctgataatacagagacgccaaatccgttatcttcaatctgctctctaccgctacagagatgccaaatctgttatatttgatctgctctccgccgctacagagacgccaaatccgTTATCTTctatctgctctccgccgctacagagacgccaaatatgttatcttcgatctgctctccgccactacagagacgccaaatctgttatcttcgatctgctctccgccgctacagagatgccaaatcatcttcgatctgctctctgccgctacagagacgccaaatatgttatcttcgatctgctctccaccgctacagagacgccaaatctgttatcttgatctgctctccgccgctacagagatgccaaatcatcttcgatctgctctccgccgctacagagacgccaatctgttatcttcgatctgctctctgtcgctacagagacgccaaatctgttatcttcgatctgctctccgccgctacagagatgccaaatcatcttcgatgtaatgaaccgaaagttacggtatcgaaaattgagtcttgagtactgtttccgtgaaatttattcatgaatatttttagaaatatttatgaattatagttgaatggttatctagtgtttaattaagtgaagtagcttgaatttagtttaaaggattaaattgcataaggaataaaagtttaattatagattaaagaagtaaaagggactaatctagcaattagaccctaagtgccatgtgtgtgaatgtatgatataacatgtgtaatagttggtatatatgtgtaatagctataagatattttatgttatagctattacacatgttaattttatatttattataggttaataataatataatatagtatagtgaataaagaataatgagtaaagaaacatagaaagagttacagagagcaaacgtgagaaagaaagaaagaaagaaatagaaaagggaaatttgaggattaaggccctaaagcttgattggtaagttgttttagctcatttttatatgatttttatgtttatggatgcctaattcaaagttttacatgtatgaggttaaaatgaagaaaaatagaaaatttttagatatgatttagttgaataaatagaggttttatgggttaaattgataggaattgaagttagaagtgaaaattgagtgatttattaaaagaattctaagttaggtttaaatagggattaagttgaatagagctcaaaatttatgttttataatgaattttatgagttagaaattgttaatgagttgattaaaagagaatatgaagcttaagttaaagaaaaaaaaaagattagtaatggaaaaaggacgaaattggaatttttgtaaaagtttgatagaaagtgaaaaatgtgttttatgaattagtatattgatgatttttaattgtatgattgttagtagcaaacgtagcaccggatacgtcatcaaagaagggaaaagagaaagtgaacgaaaatatcgattaaattcgataaatagtggtttgtatttctatagaccg
It encodes the following:
- the LOC107934795 gene encoding protein decapping 5 isoform X2 — encoded protein: MAAENSSSKSASTADSYIGSLISLTSKSEIRYEGVLYNINPDESSIGLRNVRSFGTEGRKKDGPQVPPSDKVYEYILFRGSDIKDLQVKSSPPTQPTPPINNDPAIIQSHFPHSVSTTTSMPSAASGPLTDLTSHNTQMGLAGFNFQAALPLYQPGGNIGSWGASPQPPTANGSGLAMPMYWQGYYASPNALPHLHQQTLLRPSPGLSVPPSMPQPMQYPNFNASLPAGSANLHSSSLPEIPPSLLPASTSSHMFTSSSLSSATSSSLPPAPSATLASETLSASLPNKAPSPAPPPATLSASSPALAPLTSSSPELNSIAPPIANKRSEIPTLPYQSASQSGSTVVPSSQPAVTAHKDVEVVQVSSSLSPEPSVPVVSEAQPPLLSLPVSSHVAPKPNGASFQPRHGYRGYERGRGRGRGRGTGSSRPVTKFTEDFDFVAMNEKFKKDEVWGHLGNSSKSHTKDKEADAVDEYGSQDEDDAEIPKIQTKPVYNKDDFFDTLSCNALDNDSQNGRPRFSEQMKLDTETFGDFSRHRGGRGRGTGRGRGGRYRGGYYGRGYGYVGRGRG
- the LOC107934795 gene encoding protein decapping 5 isoform X1, which produces MAAENSSSKSASTADSYIGSLISLTSKSEIRYEGVLYNINPDESSIGLRNVRSFGTEGRKKDGPQVPPSDKVYEYILFRGSDIKDLQVKSSPPTQPTPPINNDPAIIQSHFPHSVSTTTSMPSAASGPLTDLTSHNTQMGLAGFNFQAALPLYQPGGNIGSWGASPQPPTANGSGLAMPMYWQGYYASPNALPHLHQQTLLRPSPGLSVPPSMPQPMQYPNFNASLPAGSANLHSSSLPEIPPSLLPASTSSHMFTSSSLSSATSSSLPPAPSATLASETLSASLPNKAPSPAPPPATLSASSPALAPLTSSSPELNSIAPPIANKRSEIPTLPYQSASQVASSVIGVSNSIHVETSTQSLVTPGQLLQSGSTVVPSSQPAVTAHKDVEVVQVSSSLSPEPSVPVVSEAQPPLLSLPVSSHVAPKPNGASFQPRHGYRGYERGRGRGRGRGTGSSRPVTKFTEDFDFVAMNEKFKKDEVWGHLGNSSKSHTKDKEADAVDEYGSQDEDDAEIPKIQTKPVYNKDDFFDTLSCNALDNDSQNGRPRFSEQMKLDTETFGDFSRHRGGRGRGTGRGRGGRYRGGYYGRGYGYVGRGRG